One stretch of Tenacibaculum sp. MAR_2010_89 DNA includes these proteins:
- a CDS encoding electron transfer flavoprotein subunit alpha/FixB family protein, with product MSVLVFADSTEGKFKKTAFEVVSYGKKVAEQLGTSLVTLTINGGDASELNTYGAENVVEVKNELSTFNAKSYASIIKQVAEAKEASVVVIDSSVDGLTVAPLVAVSLEAGYASNVVALPSDTAPFVVKRKAFSNKGFNNTEISTDRKVIGVAKNSYGAHENQASGAVEGFEAVLPELNVKSEAINKASGKVTIADADVVVSAGRGLKGPENWGMVEELAEVLGAATACSKPVSDLGWRPHSEHVGQTGKPVASNLYIAIGISGAIQHLAGVNASKVKVVVNNDPEAPFFKAADYGIVGDAFEVIPQLIEKLKVFKQA from the coding sequence ATGTCTGTATTAGTTTTTGCCGATTCAACGGAAGGAAAATTCAAAAAAACAGCTTTTGAAGTTGTTTCATACGGAAAAAAAGTTGCTGAACAGTTAGGAACTAGTTTGGTAACGTTAACAATAAATGGTGGTGATGCTTCAGAACTGAATACTTATGGAGCAGAAAATGTTGTAGAAGTGAAAAATGAATTATCAACGTTTAACGCTAAATCATATGCTTCAATTATAAAGCAAGTAGCCGAAGCAAAGGAGGCTAGTGTTGTTGTTATTGATTCAAGTGTTGATGGTTTAACTGTGGCTCCTTTAGTAGCAGTTTCTTTAGAAGCTGGGTACGCTTCAAATGTAGTAGCATTACCAAGCGATACTGCTCCTTTTGTAGTTAAACGTAAAGCTTTTTCGAATAAAGGATTTAATAATACTGAAATTTCTACTGATAGAAAGGTAATAGGTGTAGCAAAGAATTCATATGGTGCACATGAAAATCAAGCTTCAGGTGCTGTTGAAGGATTTGAAGCAGTATTACCAGAATTAAATGTAAAGTCTGAAGCGATAAATAAGGCATCAGGTAAAGTTACAATTGCAGATGCAGATGTTGTTGTATCAGCAGGTAGAGGTTTAAAAGGCCCTGAAAACTGGGGGATGGTAGAAGAGTTAGCTGAAGTTCTTGGAGCTGCAACTGCTTGTTCAAAGCCAGTATCTGATTTAGGTTGGAGACCACATAGTGAGCATGTTGGACAAACAGGTAAGCCAGTTGCATCTAATTTATATATCGCAATAGGTATTTCTGGAGCTATTCAACATTTAGCAGGTGTAAATGCATCAAAGGTAAAAGTAGTTGTTAATAATGATCCTGAAGCACCATTTTTTAAGGCTGCTGACTATGGTATTGTTGGAGATGCCTTTGAAGTTATTCCTCAATTAATAGAAAAATTAAAAGTATTTAAACAAGCATAA
- a CDS encoding bifunctional nuclease family protein codes for MSLIKLTIKGISYSQTQSGAYALVLSEIEGTRTLPIIIGAFEAQSIAIALEKEIRPPRPLTHDLFKTFADRFSINIKQVIIHKLVDGVFFSSLLSERDGVEEVIDTRTSDAIALAVRFQAPIYTYENILDKAGIYLKLDEEFSEEEGLDEDEFELTFEEEVEEDAYSQMSLSELHDELNEAVSNEDYEVAAKIRDEISKRS; via the coding sequence ATGAGTTTAATAAAACTAACTATTAAAGGAATTTCATATAGTCAAACACAAAGTGGAGCCTACGCTTTGGTGTTGAGTGAAATAGAAGGAACAAGAACGTTGCCTATTATAATTGGAGCTTTTGAAGCTCAGTCTATTGCTATAGCTTTAGAGAAAGAAATTAGACCCCCAAGGCCACTAACTCATGATTTGTTCAAAACATTTGCTGATCGTTTTTCTATAAATATAAAACAAGTAATTATTCATAAGCTGGTTGATGGTGTTTTCTTTTCAAGTTTACTTTCTGAAAGAGATGGTGTTGAGGAGGTTATTGATACCAGAACATCTGATGCAATTGCATTAGCAGTTCGTTTTCAAGCGCCTATTTATACTTATGAAAATATTTTAGATAAAGCAGGGATATATTTGAAATTAGACGAAGAGTTTTCTGAAGAAGAAGGTTTGGATGAAGATGAATTTGAGTTAACTTTTGAAGAAGAAGTTGAGGAAGATGCGTATAGCCAAATGTCTTTGTCAGAATTACATGATGAGCTAAATGAAGCTGTTTCAAATGAAGATTATGAAGTAGCAGCTAAAATTCGAGATGAAATTAGCAAACGATCTTAA
- a CDS encoding NupC/NupG family nucleoside CNT transporter: MKKLFTLLMLCVSIVTFSQSIEKKWNFSSITTTEGKEVVSINQNDVFELSKGEFCYSLEAKDDLKSSGSYIHQNNLLIFNYKQPKDTVRYYNITELTDKVLTLSENNILYKFSSSESVAPIVAEKSEIKEMNSGIVSSQGFTMQSLWRGVLGMVSLLVIAFLFSSNRRGIDWKTVGLGLAFQLLIAIGVLKVPFVQKAFEWVGGLFVSVLDFTRAGSEFLFSGLVADMDSFGFIFAFQVLPTIIFFSALTSLLFYLGLIQKVVKVLAWLLSKVLKISGAESLSVAGNIFLGQTEAPLLIKAYLEKMNKSEMLLVMIGGMATVAGAVLAAYIGFLGGDDEVLRLLYAKHLLAASVMAAPGAIIISKILYPQTEKVNTDVKVSSEKIGSNILDAIANGTTEGLQLAMNVAAMLLVFIAFIAMINGVLGWVGDITSINTWMIENTSYSKLSLEAILGYLFAPLMWLIGVASEDMALMGQLLGIKLAASEFVGYIQLAELKDVASATHLTYNKSIIMATYMLCGFANFASIGIQIGGIGSLAPGQRKTLSEFGMKALIGGTIASLMSATIAGMIIG; encoded by the coding sequence ATGAAGAAGTTATTTACACTTTTGATGCTTTGCGTTTCAATAGTAACGTTTAGCCAAAGTATTGAAAAAAAGTGGAATTTTTCATCTATAACAACAACTGAAGGAAAAGAAGTTGTTTCTATAAATCAAAATGATGTTTTCGAATTATCTAAAGGAGAGTTTTGTTATTCTTTAGAGGCGAAAGATGATTTAAAATCGTCTGGAAGCTATATACATCAAAATAATCTATTAATTTTTAATTACAAACAACCTAAAGATACCGTTAGGTACTATAATATTACTGAGTTAACTGATAAAGTATTAACATTATCAGAGAATAATATACTATACAAGTTCTCTTCTAGTGAAAGTGTAGCGCCAATTGTAGCGGAAAAATCTGAAATAAAAGAAATGAATTCTGGAATAGTTTCTAGTCAAGGATTTACAATGCAAAGTTTGTGGAGAGGTGTTTTAGGAATGGTCTCGTTATTAGTTATCGCATTTTTATTTAGTTCAAATAGAAGGGGGATAGATTGGAAAACTGTAGGTTTAGGATTGGCTTTTCAGTTGTTGATAGCTATTGGTGTTTTAAAAGTTCCGTTTGTTCAAAAAGCTTTCGAATGGGTTGGAGGTTTATTTGTAAGCGTGCTCGATTTTACAAGAGCAGGAAGTGAATTTTTGTTTAGTGGATTAGTAGCTGATATGGATTCTTTTGGATTTATTTTTGCTTTTCAAGTACTACCTACTATTATATTCTTTTCGGCGTTAACTTCCTTATTGTTTTATTTAGGTTTAATTCAAAAAGTTGTAAAAGTTTTAGCTTGGTTATTAAGTAAAGTTTTAAAGATATCAGGAGCAGAGAGTTTATCTGTAGCGGGTAATATCTTTTTAGGGCAAACAGAAGCTCCATTGTTAATAAAGGCATATTTAGAAAAGATGAATAAATCTGAAATGCTTTTAGTAATGATAGGAGGAATGGCAACAGTTGCTGGAGCAGTTTTAGCTGCTTATATTGGTTTCTTAGGTGGAGATGATGAAGTGTTGAGATTGTTATATGCTAAGCATTTATTAGCTGCATCTGTTATGGCAGCGCCTGGTGCAATTATAATTTCTAAAATATTATACCCTCAAACTGAAAAAGTAAATACAGATGTGAAAGTTTCTTCAGAAAAAATAGGTTCTAATATTTTAGATGCTATAGCTAATGGAACTACTGAGGGGTTACAGTTAGCAATGAATGTGGCAGCTATGTTGTTAGTTTTTATCGCTTTTATTGCAATGATAAATGGAGTTTTAGGTTGGGTTGGAGATATTACTTCAATTAATACATGGATGATTGAAAATACATCTTATTCTAAACTTTCATTAGAGGCAATTTTGGGGTATCTTTTTGCGCCATTAATGTGGTTAATAGGGGTTGCTAGTGAAGATATGGCTTTAATGGGTCAATTGTTAGGTATAAAATTAGCAGCAAGTGAGTTTGTAGGGTATATTCAATTAGCTGAACTTAAAGATGTTGCTAGTGCTACTCATTTAACTTATAATAAGTCAATTATAATGGCAACATATATGTTGTGCGGATTTGCAAATTTCGCTTCTATTGGAATTCAAATAGGAGGTATAGGTTCATTAGCTCCGGGACAGCGTAAAACATTATCTGAATTTGGAATGAAAGCTTTAATTGGAGGTACTATTGCATCTTTAATGTCTGCAACTATTGCTGGGATGATTATAGGTTAA
- a CDS encoding VIT domain-containing protein: MKKLLFLITLLITNLVISQKTPTLNVGKRQLALSSLDIKATITGNIATTTYDMLFYNPSSRVLEGELKFPLGESQEISRLALEIQGKLREAVVVEKELGRVAFEGIVRKGVDPALLEKGKGNSYNVRVYPIPANGYKRVVIAYEQELVYKDEAHYYHLPLSFKDELDFFNVSIETSQQKFTPLLIKGDKTMSFSKWENVFRTTLKKEKYIPNKSVLVKMPIALKEEKLVASSNHFYFYKTIKPEEKKRERPNKITIYWDASLSMKSRNTSKEINLLHQYFRNLKNVDVDFLPFSNLINGKEKFKIRNGDWSRLKKRIMSTVYDGGTSYSSLKNMKDNSDVIILFSDGITTLSKSDLAKGIPVFVINSKTKAAHKKLHRIAKNTNGGYLNLNRTSIKEALSILNNIQLQYLGYNSFTKNIEVYRSESSKGLFDFSIAGKNYKQGEKITFFFGYGDKVTQEISVVLKKNVSSDKGIIRRIWAKNKINHLLENKEENKESIINTAVEHSLVTEYTSLIVLEDVQDYITYNIPPPKELLDQYNMIKNNSTKRSVNRSNMGNSSLQPERIEIVEDTKDVEEMIIEVTETDEAEVVALDEIVEVEEEEVVVEDVPFSIVEKLPIYLGCEENLRKEDQKKCFIDKLDEHIKINLNTSLTQGLEIRSNTRILAKFTIDKRGEIINIQVRSQYLILANEVVRVLKMLPRFIPASQRGRSVNVSYILPITMSKSNNPERINLQRPESVIVKANTIELPNNASNRRPNSNSLTESQVVNNSLVKPSYKKYKGSLQVEKRIVNTPYLNALDFFKDKETAYLFYIKQRESYKEVPHYYIDVSDYFNRRFNARIYASRILSNVSELDADNYELLKAYAYKLEERNENTLALFIYKTILELRPEDAQSYRDVALAYQNIGLCQEAFDVLLSIVNNKIYEKNKHRRVFKGMQDIAKQELNILYKKYKDDLDISKAPEGFFEEMTPIDFRTVVDWNHNDTDIDLHVIDPNLEECYYSHTKTEQGGSISRDMTQGFGPECFTLKEAEKGLYYVKIKYFGDRKQKIETPTFMKITIYKNQGKKDESKQVKVIRLTKKDKEEMIAKVKI; the protein is encoded by the coding sequence ATGAAGAAACTACTATTTTTAATTACGTTGTTAATTACTAACCTTGTGATTAGCCAAAAAACACCTACTTTAAATGTAGGTAAAAGACAATTAGCATTATCTTCCTTAGATATTAAAGCAACAATTACAGGCAATATAGCAACTACAACTTACGATATGTTGTTTTATAATCCAAGTTCAAGAGTTTTAGAAGGAGAATTAAAGTTTCCTTTGGGAGAAAGCCAAGAGATTTCTAGATTAGCATTAGAAATACAAGGGAAGCTAAGGGAAGCTGTTGTTGTAGAAAAAGAGTTAGGTAGAGTTGCTTTTGAAGGAATTGTAAGAAAAGGAGTCGATCCTGCATTGTTGGAAAAAGGGAAAGGAAACTCATATAATGTAAGAGTGTATCCTATTCCTGCAAATGGGTATAAACGTGTTGTTATTGCTTATGAGCAAGAGCTTGTTTATAAAGATGAAGCGCATTATTATCATTTACCACTAAGCTTTAAAGATGAATTAGATTTTTTTAATGTTTCTATAGAAACTAGTCAACAAAAATTTACACCATTATTAATTAAAGGAGATAAAACAATGTCTTTTTCCAAATGGGAAAATGTATTTAGAACAACATTAAAAAAAGAAAAATATATACCTAATAAAAGTGTTTTGGTAAAAATGCCAATTGCATTAAAAGAAGAGAAATTAGTAGCTTCTTCTAATCATTTTTATTTTTATAAAACAATTAAACCAGAAGAAAAAAAACGTGAAAGACCGAATAAAATTACCATTTATTGGGATGCTTCATTGTCTATGAAGTCTAGAAACACTTCTAAAGAAATAAATTTATTACATCAATATTTTAGAAATTTAAAAAATGTAGACGTTGATTTTTTGCCTTTTAGTAATCTTATTAATGGTAAAGAAAAATTTAAAATAAGAAATGGAGATTGGTCTCGTTTAAAGAAAAGAATAATGAGTACTGTATATGATGGAGGAACATCATATTCTTCACTAAAGAACATGAAAGATAATTCAGATGTGATTATTCTTTTTTCTGACGGTATAACTACACTAAGTAAATCTGATTTAGCTAAGGGTATCCCTGTTTTTGTTATAAATAGTAAAACAAAAGCAGCACACAAAAAGTTACATCGTATAGCAAAAAATACAAATGGAGGTTATCTTAATTTAAACAGAACAAGCATAAAAGAAGCGTTATCAATTTTAAATAATATACAACTTCAATATTTAGGGTATAATTCATTTACAAAAAACATAGAAGTGTATAGGTCAGAATCGTCAAAAGGATTGTTTGATTTTTCTATTGCTGGTAAAAATTATAAGCAGGGAGAAAAGATAACTTTTTTCTTTGGGTATGGTGATAAAGTTACACAAGAAATTTCTGTTGTATTAAAAAAGAATGTGTCAAGTGATAAGGGAATTATAAGAAGAATTTGGGCTAAAAATAAAATAAATCATCTTTTAGAAAATAAGGAGGAAAATAAAGAAAGTATCATTAATACGGCAGTTGAACATAGTTTAGTTACTGAGTATACTTCTTTAATAGTGTTAGAAGATGTTCAAGATTATATTACTTATAATATACCTCCACCTAAAGAATTGTTGGATCAGTACAATATGATAAAAAATAATTCTACTAAAAGAAGTGTGAATAGGAGTAATATGGGGAATTCTTCTCTGCAACCAGAAAGAATTGAAATAGTTGAAGATACTAAAGATGTGGAAGAAATGATTATAGAAGTTACTGAAACTGATGAAGCTGAGGTTGTAGCGTTAGATGAAATTGTAGAAGTAGAGGAAGAAGAAGTGGTTGTTGAAGATGTTCCGTTTTCGATAGTAGAAAAGCTTCCAATTTATTTAGGGTGTGAAGAAAATTTAAGAAAAGAAGATCAAAAAAAATGTTTTATAGATAAGTTAGATGAGCATATAAAAATTAATTTGAATACAAGTTTAACTCAAGGTTTAGAAATAAGATCTAATACTAGAATTCTGGCAAAATTCACGATAGATAAGAGAGGTGAAATTATTAATATTCAAGTTAGAAGCCAATATTTAATTTTAGCAAATGAAGTTGTTAGAGTTTTAAAGATGTTACCTAGGTTTATTCCAGCAAGTCAAAGAGGAAGGTCAGTAAACGTTTCTTATATATTGCCTATAACAATGAGTAAATCAAATAATCCTGAAAGAATAAATTTACAAAGACCAGAATCAGTAATAGTTAAAGCAAATACCATAGAACTCCCTAATAATGCAAGCAATAGAAGACCTAATTCTAATAGTTTAACAGAAAGTCAGGTAGTTAATAATTCGTTAGTGAAACCTTCTTATAAAAAATACAAAGGAAGTTTGCAGGTAGAAAAGCGAATAGTAAATACACCATATTTAAATGCGTTAGACTTTTTTAAAGATAAAGAAACTGCTTATTTATTTTATATAAAGCAAAGAGAAAGCTATAAAGAAGTACCACATTATTATATAGATGTTTCTGATTATTTTAACAGGAGGTTTAATGCTAGAATATATGCAAGTAGAATTTTATCTAATGTATCTGAATTAGATGCAGATAATTATGAGTTATTAAAAGCGTATGCTTATAAATTAGAAGAAAGAAATGAGAATACTTTAGCATTGTTTATCTATAAAACTATTTTAGAACTAAGACCTGAAGATGCACAGTCATATAGGGATGTTGCTTTAGCATATCAAAACATTGGTTTATGTCAAGAAGCTTTTGATGTTTTATTAAGTATTGTAAATAATAAAATATACGAAAAAAATAAACACCGAAGAGTTTTTAAGGGGATGCAAGATATAGCAAAACAAGAGTTAAATATTTTATATAAAAAATATAAGGATGATTTAGATATATCAAAAGCGCCTGAAGGTTTTTTTGAAGAAATGACACCTATAGATTTTAGAACGGTAGTTGACTGGAATCACAATGATACAGATATTGACTTGCATGTTATAGATCCTAATTTAGAAGAGTGTTATTATAGTCATACTAAAACTGAACAAGGAGGTAGTATTTCTAGAGATATGACTCAAGGTTTCGGACCAGAATGTTTTACATTGAAGGAAGCAGAAAAGGGGCTTTATTATGTGAAGATTAAATATTTTGGAGATCGTAAACAAAAAATTGAAACTCCCACTTTTATGAAAATAACAATTTATAAAAATCAGGGAAAGAAGGATGAAAGTAAGCAAGTAAAAGTTATTAGATTAACTAAGAAAGATAAAGAAGAGATGATTGCTAAAGTTAAAATTTAG
- a CDS encoding thymidylate synthase gives MKQYLDLVKHVLENGNEKGDRTGTGTKSVFGHQMRFDLSKGFPMVTTKKLHLKSIVYELLWFIKGDTNIKYLQENGVRIWNEWADENGDLGPVYGHQWRNWNSDEVDQLKEVIETLKKNPNSRRMLVSAWNPSVLPDTSKSFGENVANGKAALPPCHAFFQFYVANGKLSCQLYQRSADIFLGVPFNIASYALFTMMVAQVCGYEAGEFIHTFGDAHIYNNHLEQLELQLSRDPKELPKMKINPAIKNIEDFTFEDFELVGYESHPHIKGVVAI, from the coding sequence ATGAAGCAGTATTTAGATTTAGTAAAGCACGTTTTAGAAAACGGAAATGAGAAAGGAGATAGAACAGGAACAGGAACTAAAAGTGTTTTTGGGCATCAAATGCGTTTTGATTTAAGCAAAGGTTTTCCAATGGTAACAACCAAAAAACTGCATTTGAAATCTATTGTTTATGAGCTTTTATGGTTTATTAAAGGAGATACAAATATTAAATACTTACAAGAAAATGGTGTTCGTATTTGGAATGAATGGGCAGATGAGAACGGAGATTTAGGCCCTGTATATGGTCATCAATGGCGAAATTGGAATAGTGATGAGGTTGATCAATTAAAAGAAGTAATTGAAACGTTAAAAAAGAATCCTAATAGTAGAAGGATGTTAGTTTCTGCTTGGAATCCATCTGTTTTACCAGACACTTCAAAGTCATTTGGAGAGAATGTAGCAAATGGTAAAGCTGCATTACCACCTTGCCATGCCTTTTTTCAATTCTATGTAGCTAATGGAAAATTATCATGTCAATTATACCAAAGAAGTGCTGATATATTTTTAGGTGTTCCATTCAATATAGCCTCATATGCTTTGTTTACTATGATGGTAGCACAAGTATGTGGTTATGAAGCAGGGGAGTTTATTCATACTTTTGGAGATGCTCATATTTATAATAATCATTTAGAGCAATTGGAATTACAATTATCTAGAGATCCAAAAGAACTTCCAAAAATGAAGATAAATCCAGCGATTAAAAATATTGAAGACTTTACATTTGAAGACTTTGAATTGGTTGGTTATGAATCACATCCTCATATAAAAGGAGTGGTAGCTATTTAA
- a CDS encoding dihydrofolate reductase, which produces MGKEYVIKTCIENLENILNSFPLQVASISKESWNKKESESKWSKKEVLGHLIDSGFNNLQRFIRVQYEETPHIAYNQNEWVKSQNWQALPIENVVQLWKVINQQILHIWKNFPENKVNAKINVSKEKTELYTFAEIMEDYIVHFHHHEKQIVSKMIIVIAAIGKNNELGKGNDLIWHLPADLKRFKKVTSGHHIVMGRNTFESIGKPLPNRTTIIITRNKDYSKEGCLTANSIEEALELSKKDTDVFIIGGAQIYKQALESNLVDKLDITLVHENFEADVYFPEINTLVWKEASREDFIADEKNKYDYSFVSYVKK; this is translated from the coding sequence ATGGGTAAAGAATATGTAATTAAAACATGTATTGAAAACTTAGAAAATATACTTAATTCATTTCCTTTACAGGTAGCTTCTATTTCTAAAGAGAGTTGGAATAAGAAAGAATCTGAAAGTAAATGGAGTAAAAAAGAAGTTCTAGGCCATTTAATTGATTCGGGTTTTAATAATTTACAGCGTTTTATTAGAGTTCAATATGAAGAAACTCCACATATTGCATATAATCAAAATGAATGGGTGAAATCACAAAATTGGCAAGCATTACCTATTGAAAATGTTGTGCAGTTATGGAAAGTGATTAACCAACAAATACTTCATATATGGAAAAATTTTCCAGAGAATAAAGTAAATGCTAAAATTAATGTTTCAAAAGAGAAAACAGAATTATATACATTTGCTGAAATAATGGAAGATTATATTGTCCATTTTCATCATCATGAAAAACAAATAGTTTCAAAAATGATTATAGTAATTGCTGCAATAGGTAAAAATAATGAGTTAGGAAAAGGAAATGATTTAATATGGCACTTACCAGCCGATTTAAAGCGATTTAAAAAAGTAACTAGTGGTCATCATATTGTCATGGGACGTAATACTTTTGAAAGTATAGGGAAACCTTTACCAAATAGAACAACAATCATTATTACTAGAAATAAAGACTATTCAAAAGAAGGTTGCTTAACTGCTAATAGTATAGAAGAGGCTTTAGAGTTGAGTAAAAAAGATACAGATGTTTTTATTATTGGAGGTGCTCAAATTTATAAACAAGCATTAGAAAGTAATTTAGTAGATAAATTAGATATTACATTGGTTCATGAAAATTTTGAAGCGGATGTTTATTTTCCTGAAATTAATACTTTAGTTTGGAAAGAAGCTTCAAGAGAAGATTTTATAGCTGATGAAAAAAATAAATATGATTATAGTTTCGTTTCTTATGTAAAGAAGTAA
- a CDS encoding GNAT family N-acetyltransferase, which translates to MIYKETHALSEFEKEAVRLLWNNEYPEIIQQKSKAEFDEYLSQLKNKKHILILKENEVLGWYCDFIRNNELWFAMIIDAKMQGFGEGRKLIQKAKKRNKELNGWVVIENSYLKQNKKEYKSPIEFYKKLGFKIFLNKKLESNEMNAIKIQWKSEDQCH; encoded by the coding sequence ATGATTTATAAAGAAACACATGCGTTAAGCGAATTTGAAAAAGAAGCAGTAAGATTATTGTGGAATAATGAGTACCCCGAAATAATTCAACAAAAAAGTAAAGCAGAATTTGATGAGTATTTATCTCAACTAAAAAATAAAAAACATATTCTTATATTAAAAGAGAATGAAGTTTTAGGGTGGTATTGCGATTTTATTAGAAATAATGAGTTGTGGTTTGCTATGATAATTGACGCTAAAATGCAAGGTTTTGGAGAAGGGAGAAAACTAATACAAAAAGCAAAGAAAAGAAATAAAGAATTGAATGGTTGGGTAGTTATAGAAAATAGTTACCTTAAACAGAATAAAAAAGAATATAAATCTCCTATTGAATTTTATAAAAAGTTAGGTTTCAAAATTTTCTTAAATAAAAAATTAGAATCAAACGAAATGAATGCAATAAAAATTCAATGGAAATCTGAAGATCAATGTCATTAA
- the gldA gene encoding gliding motility-associated ABC transporter ATP-binding subunit GldA, with protein sequence MSLKLTSITKIYGTQKAVNTISFSVEKGEIVGFLGPNGAGKSTTMKIIAGYIKPTEGEVLVDGIDVIKTPIEAQKRTGYLPEHNPLYLDMYVREYLKFQASIYKIDLTKIAEVIDKVGLINEAHKKINQLSKGYRQRVGLAAAILHDPEVLILDEPTTGLDPNQLVEIRELIKELGKNKTVLLSTHIMQEVEAVCDRVLLINKGEVIIDKPLKELKTSKEQIIKVTFDYKLEEQFIKRLPNILSFKNTTENNWILTFESEQDMRPVIFDFAQENGLKILGLNTENKNLESLFHELTKS encoded by the coding sequence ATGTCATTAAAACTTACCTCGATAACTAAAATATACGGAACACAAAAAGCTGTTAATACTATTTCTTTTTCAGTTGAGAAAGGTGAAATAGTAGGGTTTTTAGGTCCTAATGGAGCAGGGAAGTCAACTACTATGAAAATCATAGCCGGTTATATAAAACCAACCGAAGGTGAAGTGTTAGTAGATGGTATTGATGTAATTAAAACACCAATAGAAGCGCAAAAAAGAACAGGATATTTACCCGAACATAATCCGTTGTATTTAGATATGTACGTTCGTGAGTATTTAAAATTTCAAGCTTCAATTTATAAAATTGACTTAACCAAGATAGCTGAAGTAATAGATAAAGTAGGTTTAATTAATGAAGCGCATAAAAAAATAAACCAATTATCAAAAGGGTATAGGCAGCGTGTTGGTTTAGCTGCAGCAATTTTACATGATCCTGAAGTATTAATTTTAGATGAACCTACTACAGGTTTAGATCCTAATCAATTAGTTGAAATACGTGAATTAATAAAAGAGTTAGGAAAAAACAAAACGGTACTATTGTCTACACATATCATGCAAGAAGTTGAAGCTGTTTGTGATAGGGTGTTATTGATTAATAAAGGAGAGGTAATTATAGATAAACCTTTAAAAGAATTAAAAACAAGTAAAGAACAAATTATTAAAGTAACATTTGATTATAAGTTAGAAGAACAATTTATAAAACGCTTACCAAATATTTTGTCTTTTAAAAATACTACTGAGAACAACTGGATTTTGACTTTTGAATCAGAACAAGATATGCGTCCAGTAATTTTTGATTTCGCTCAAGAAAACGGACTTAAAATTCTTGGCTTAAATACAGAAAATAAAAACTTAGAAAGTTTATTTCATGAGTTGACTAAAAGTTAA
- a CDS encoding DUF4255 domain-containing protein — protein MIYEILQIIAEELNDYLDSNDVALANIADANSEGNSPGNFPNISLTLINTQEEFALKNLRNNYVNGTTVSYKNPKIYLNLFVLFSINKSTYTESLKSLTNVIAFFQGKKVFTQANSNYENVDGVENIKSFKFITELYTPTFEELNFIWGTLGGKQNPSVLYKITLLEIERDVLKREGSVVTEMNKNAIINN, from the coding sequence ATGATTTACGAAATACTACAAATCATAGCAGAAGAACTAAATGATTATTTAGATTCTAATGATGTAGCATTAGCAAACATAGCTGATGCAAACTCTGAGGGTAATTCACCTGGTAATTTTCCCAATATATCTCTTACTTTAATAAATACACAAGAAGAATTTGCATTAAAAAATTTACGAAATAATTATGTAAACGGAACTACGGTTTCATATAAAAACCCAAAAATTTACTTAAACCTTTTTGTGTTATTCAGTATTAATAAATCTACCTACACTGAGTCGTTAAAAAGTCTTACTAATGTTATTGCTTTTTTTCAAGGCAAAAAAGTATTTACACAAGCCAATAGTAACTATGAAAATGTTGACGGAGTTGAAAATATTAAAAGTTTCAAGTTTATAACGGAGTTATATACGCCAACTTTTGAAGAATTGAATTTCATATGGGGAACCTTAGGTGGAAAACAAAACCCATCAGTACTTTATAAAATAACATTACTAGAGATAGAAAGAGATGTACTAAAACGCGAAGGATCAGTAGTTACAGAAATGAATAAAAATGCAATAATTAATAATTAA